The following are encoded together in the Babesia microti strain RI chromosome II, complete genome genome:
- a CDS encoding P-loop containing nucleoside triphosphate hydrolase, putative (overlaps_old_locusTagID:BBM_II02570): MLFDCDCKDALERLGDRPKIFKFNFIPNDYLCFGETLCILSSDSAINTFILKSYIVELLARNDTKVLYLDTYINFTYSRFKNISESLDFDTHINFDKIIYIPVPSPAQLLLILDILSDYLRENRGIRVIAVDQLNFWSKNTFKGKEFNKTLNQCYRELKKLQSQFTLLLVYTKTLKIGKNDLQKIIQSHYHGLADGVDNKNTVVLLTVPMETDFEVFTFRFKRSFNLHFRSCYVKQISCFDSYNNNADYCFIDKFCNDAIDCDEEDGNRCELEKVQQCIFGRS, encoded by the exons ATGCTCTTCGATTGTGATTGTAAGGATGCTTTGGAGCGTTTAGGCGATAGGcctaaaatatttaaatttaacttTATTCCAAATG ATTATCTTTGTTTTGGAGAAACACtttgtatattatctaGTGATAGCGCAATAAATACTTTTATTTTGAAG AGTTATATTGTGGAATTATTAGCTAGAAATGACACTAAAGTGTTGTACCTAGATacttatataaattttacttACTCCagattcaaaaatatttcagaATCCTTG GATTTTGATACccatattaattttgataaaataatatatatacctgTCCCATCGCCAGCCCAATTGTTGTTgatattagatattttaagCGATTATTTGAGGGAAAACAGGGGAATTCGTGTTATTGCAGTTGATCAATTAAACTTTTGGTCGAAAAATACGTTTAAAGGGAAGGAGTTTAACAAAACACTGAACCAATGCTACAGGGAActtaaaaaattgcaatCGCAATTTACTTTACTTTTGGTATATACAAAAACATTGAAAATAGGCAAAAATGATCTGCAAAAAATCATACAATCACATTACCATGGGCTTGCAGATGGAGtggataataaaaatacagTCGTTTTATTGACTGTACCGATGGAAACTGATTTTGAAGTGTTTACATTTAGATTCAAGCGATCTttcaatttacattttagAAGTTGCTATGTAAAGCAGATCTCATGTTTTGACTCATACAATAACAATGCGGATTATTGTtttattgacaaattttgtaatgaTGCAATTGATTGTGATGAAGAGGATGGGAATAGATGTGAATTGGAAAAGGTACAGCAGTGCATTTTTGGCAGAAGCTGA